A window of the Planococcus citri chromosome 4, ihPlaCitr1.1, whole genome shotgun sequence genome harbors these coding sequences:
- the LOC135844523 gene encoding uncharacterized protein LOC135844523 isoform X2: MGPPDGVGHNIKPSPVHPQLRQDYGQKPPSEIDDDDDEEKRRLRTLDGNYDWEKESALARERLFREMGPDQDDETNEELIVLEKRIFWTLIHYNTGDEESRKQLLMRDPNIINDIERYKKLHRMKRTSRKSHSPGSPDHSSRENGSGGRVDNSIQDSPTHGRSAQLPPGSSPHHHVGETENGGSSHPPSTIHPPPGAYSGSPPGPPRSQSGGIDKSASGNDRSGESSD; this comes from the exons ATGGGGCCTCCAGATGGAG TAGGACACAACATCAAACCATCGCCAGTACATCCTCAATTACGACAAGATTATGGGCAAAAACCACCATCAGAAattgatgacgatgatgatgaagaaaaacGTAGGCTGCGCACTCTCGACGGAAATTATGATTGGGAAAAGGAGTCGGCACTAGCTCGAGAACGTCTATTCAGGGAAATGGGGCCAGATCAAG ACGATGAAACCAACGAAGAATTAATTGTTCTGGAGAAAAGAATATTTTGGACATTGATACATTACA aCACAGGGGACGAGGAATCGAGAAAACAATTATTGATGAGAGATCCCAATATAATAAATGACATag agaggtacaaaaaattacatcggATGAAGCGGACTTCACGCAAATCTCATTCGCCCGGATCACCAGATCATTCATCGAGAGAAAATGGAAGCG GAGGAAGAGTCGATAATTCCATCCAAGATAGCCCAACGCATGGGAGATCAGCTCAACTCCCCCCAGGATCTTCACCACATCATCACGTCGGAGAAACTGAAAATG GAGGAAGTTCCCATCCTCCAAGCACAATTCATCCTCCACCGGGAGCGTACTCCGGTAGTCCACCAGGACCACCTAGATCACAATCGGGAGGAATAGATAAATCTGCTTCAGGGAATGATCGATCTGGAGAATCATCAG attga
- the LOC135845219 gene encoding uncharacterized protein LOC135845219, with protein MLINTPKRILFILCFSCFTSMKHSANPPITKITDSDKQNRFPIISLMMKPFQNSPTKTIDIEDYQTNTLQWVHKRLMLFIQNLDKKILFHYKPDGQSKILDRAPDQRTVLSFQWQDMKSHFLIPIAKKHIRVYTPETLNKLEKVKRAFFTVLKLYRIKLITLEKDKTLEMKRGYNKQLKSFDREQDLEGERIILHNELYTLLVDLPTILMYWSPQETEELKQFAEIYGKLPEPSDDDFGDDDEDTVTFGGGNFKTKEKNKKEKHSDSSSDSSSSSDCFSDHDSDFFDKLTREDFLSEDENGNT; from the exons atGCTTATTAATACTCCCAAgagaattttgttcattttatgcTTCTCGT GTTTCACGTCGATGAAACATTCGGCGAATCCTCCAATTACGAAAATTACCGACTCCGATAAGCAAAACAGATTTCCAATTATTTCGCTTATGATGAAACCGTTCCAAAATAGCCCAA CGAAAACAATCGACATAGAAGATTACCAGACAA ATACTCTGCAATGGGTTCACAAAAGGCTGATGCTATTCATACAGAATTTAGATaagaaaattctttttcattatAAACCTGATGGACAGTCGAAAATATTAG ATCGAGCACCCGATCAAAGAACAGTACTCAGTTTTCAATGGCAAGATATGAAGTCACATTTTCTAATTCCAAtagcaaaaaaacacattcgagTGTACACACCAGAAACCCTCAACA aACTGGAGAAAGTGAAACGAGCATTCTTCACTGTATTGAAGCTCTACAGAATAAAACTGATAACTTTGGAAAAAGATAAAACACTGGAGATGAAACGAGGCTACAATAAGCAGTTGAAATCTTTCGACAGAGAACAAGATCTCGAAGGAGAGAGAATAATACTCCATA ATGAACTGTATACCTTATTGGTAGATTTACCAACAATATTGATGTACTGGTCACCACAGGAGACAG aaGAATTAAAGCAGTTTGCAGAAATCTATGGAAAACTACCCGAACCAA GTGATGACGATTTTGGAGACGATGATGAAGATACAGTAACCTTTGGCggaggaaatttcaaaactaaggagaagaataaaaaagaaaaacattcgGATTCGTCTTCTGATTCCAGCAGTAGCAGCGACTGTTTTTCTGATCAtgatagtgatttttttgacaaacttacACGAGAAGATTTCTTGAGTGAAGACGAAAATGGTAACACCTAG
- the LOC135844523 gene encoding uncharacterized protein LOC135844523 isoform X1 → MGPPDGVGHNIKPSPVHPQLRQDYGQKPPSEIDDDDDEEKRRLRTLDGNYDWEKESALARERLFREMGPDQDDETNEELIVLEKRIFWTLIHYNTGDEESRKQLLMRDPNIINDIERYKKLHRMKRTSRKSHSPGSPDHSSRENGSGGRVDNSIQDSPTHGRSAQLPPGSSPHHHVGETENGGSSHPPSTIHPPPGAYSGSPPGPPRSQSGGIDKSASGNDRSGESSARSLAGKKVHLEISTTISVSQEKQKSSN, encoded by the exons ATGGGGCCTCCAGATGGAG TAGGACACAACATCAAACCATCGCCAGTACATCCTCAATTACGACAAGATTATGGGCAAAAACCACCATCAGAAattgatgacgatgatgatgaagaaaaacGTAGGCTGCGCACTCTCGACGGAAATTATGATTGGGAAAAGGAGTCGGCACTAGCTCGAGAACGTCTATTCAGGGAAATGGGGCCAGATCAAG ACGATGAAACCAACGAAGAATTAATTGTTCTGGAGAAAAGAATATTTTGGACATTGATACATTACA aCACAGGGGACGAGGAATCGAGAAAACAATTATTGATGAGAGATCCCAATATAATAAATGACATag agaggtacaaaaaattacatcggATGAAGCGGACTTCACGCAAATCTCATTCGCCCGGATCACCAGATCATTCATCGAGAGAAAATGGAAGCG GAGGAAGAGTCGATAATTCCATCCAAGATAGCCCAACGCATGGGAGATCAGCTCAACTCCCCCCAGGATCTTCACCACATCATCACGTCGGAGAAACTGAAAATG GAGGAAGTTCCCATCCTCCAAGCACAATTCATCCTCCACCGGGAGCGTACTCCGGTAGTCCACCAGGACCACCTAGATCACAATCGGGAGGAATAGATAAATCTGCTTCAGGGAATGATCGATCTGGAGAATCATCAG CTCGTAGCTTAGCGGGGAAAAAAGTACACCTGG aaatttcaacaacTATATCGGTGTCTCAAGAAAAGCAAAAATCCTCGAACTGA